GGGGAAGCGGATGGTCGGGTTCGCCCGCGTGATCTCCGATCTGACCTACCGCGCCACGATCTGGGACGTGATCGTCCTGCCGTCGCACCAGGGCAGGGGCATCGGAAAGCTCATGATGCATCGAGTGCTCGAGCACCCGGATTTGCGGACGGTGACCAATTTCGTCCTGCTCACCAAGGACCGGCACGCATTTTACGAGCGGCTGGGCTTTCGGAAGGAACGGGACATGGCGATGACATTCCGGCGTTAGCGCCCGGGAGCGGGACTAGAAATCCCCGCGGACCTCTAGACGGAAGGAGAAGAACGGAATGGAAAGCTTGAAGACGGCCAAGGATGTGGTGAAGTTCTGTGAGGAGCGCGGTGTCGAGATGATCCACATGTGGTTCGTCGATATCCTGGGCCAGCTCAAGGCGGTCGCGATCACACTCCGCGAGCTGAGCGTGGCGCTTGCCGAGGGGATCGGCATCGACGGCTCCTCGGTGGAAGGGTTCGCCCGAATCTATGAGAGCGACCTCGTCGCCATGCCCGACATCTCGACGTTCCAGCTCCTTCCGTGGAAGGTGAACGGCGAGAATGTCGGCCGGGTCATCTGCGACGTCCACAACCCCGACGGCTCCCCGTACCTGGGCGACACCCGGGGCGTCCTCAAGCGGATGGCGAAGAAGCTCGAGAAGGAAGGCTATACCGCCTACATGGGGCCCGAGCTCGAATACTTCTACTTCAAGAGCCTTAAAGAACGCACGCTCCTCGACGCCGCGGGATACTTCGACCAGGTCCCGGACGATCTCGGCACGGAGCTCCGCTCGCGGACAGTCGAGGCGCTCCAAGCGATGGAGATCTCCGTGGAGGCCTCCCATCACGAGGTGGCGCACAGCCAACACGAGATCGACCTCCGCTACTCGGAAGCGCTCAAGATGGCCGACCAGACCATCACCTATCGCTACGTCGTGAAGGAGATCGCCCGTCAGGGCGGCTACTACGCCACCTTCATGCCGAAGCCCATCTTCGGCCAGAACGGGAGCGGGATGCACGTCCACCAGTCGCTCTTCAAGGCCGGCAAGAACGTCTTCTTCGACGCGAAGGACAAGCATCACCTTTCCAAGAACGGCCGCGCGTACCTTGCGGGACTCCTGACGCACATGCGCGAGATCACGTCGATCACGAATCAGTGGGTGAATTCATACAAGCGCCTGGTGCCGGGGTTCGAGGCGCCGGTCTACATCGCGTGGGGCCAGCGGAACCGCTCCGCCCTCGTGCGGGTTCCCATGTACAAGCCGGGCAAGGAGAAGGCGACGCGGATCGAGCTCCGCTGCCCGGATCCCGCCTGTAACCCGTATCTGGCGTTCTCGGTGTGTCTTGCGGCCGGCCTGAAGGGGATCGACGCCGGCTACACGTTGAGGCCCCCTACCGAGGACGACATCTACGAGATGGACGCGCACGAGCGCAAGCAGTTGGACATTGAGAGCCTACCCGGTAGTCTCATCGAGGCGGTGGAGTTGACGAGCAAGTCGAAGCTCGTCAAAGAGACGCTTGGGGATCACGTCTAT
The nucleotide sequence above comes from Candidatus Eisenbacteria bacterium. Encoded proteins:
- a CDS encoding GNAT family N-acetyltransferase, producing the protein MPSANPLSSPIECTDDPARVDLAQLLDLYRITWLAQDRTRDQVRRALEHSRPVISAWEGKRMVGFARVISDLTYRATIWDVIVLPSHQGRGIGKLMMHRVLEHPDLRTVTNFVLLTKDRHAFYERLGFRKERDMAMTFRR
- a CDS encoding glutamine synthetase, which produces MESLKTAKDVVKFCEERGVEMIHMWFVDILGQLKAVAITLRELSVALAEGIGIDGSSVEGFARIYESDLVAMPDISTFQLLPWKVNGENVGRVICDVHNPDGSPYLGDTRGVLKRMAKKLEKEGYTAYMGPELEYFYFKSLKERTLLDAAGYFDQVPDDLGTELRSRTVEALQAMEISVEASHHEVAHSQHEIDLRYSEALKMADQTITYRYVVKEIARQGGYYATFMPKPIFGQNGSGMHVHQSLFKAGKNVFFDAKDKHHLSKNGRAYLAGLLTHMREITSITNQWVNSYKRLVPGFEAPVYIAWGQRNRSALVRVPMYKPGKEKATRIELRCPDPACNPYLAFSVCLAAGLKGIDAGYTLRPPTEDDIYEMDAHERKQLDIESLPGSLIEAVELTSKSKLVKETLGDHVYTKFLENELNEYYPIL